Proteins from a single region of Hordeum vulgare subsp. vulgare chromosome 6H, MorexV3_pseudomolecules_assembly, whole genome shotgun sequence:
- the LOC123401917 gene encoding anaphase-promoting complex subunit 8, whose protein sequence is MAAAKENYRVELRAAARQLGDRCLYSAAKWAAELLVGIEPDAAPSQSAAMGTPSSSGAAPGERLLHLYRSGGSSFRCRTRHGGGGGAAEAGTPLGGVSYVSTPIPDDDAFDAGADKYLLAKTYFDCREYRRAAHVLRSQVGRKAVFLRCYALYMAGEKRKEEETIELEGSLGKSNVVNKELVALERELSTHRRTGAIDSFGLYLYGIVLRDKGCEGMARTVLVESVNSYPWNWCAWLEIQSLCTSSDILNNLNLKNHWMKDFFIASAHLELKMHEEALKRYERLMGVFHCSDYIQAQIATVQYSMRDLDEADMIFEELLRTDPFRVDSMDIYSNLLYAKESLTALSFLAHRVFLTDKYRPESCCIIANYYSLKGQHEKSVLYFQRALKLNRKYLSAWTLMGHEFVELKNTPAAIDAYRRAVDINPRDYRAWYGLGQIYEMMGMPFYALYYFRKSSHLQPNDARLWIAMAQCYESDPLQMIEEAIKCYERAANTNDTEGIALHQLAKLHSMLGQAEEAAFYYKKDLERMEVEERQGQNFVEALLFLARHCKNMGRFEEAEHYCTRLLDYTGPEKETAKSILQGLKRAQSGFPPMDIDHFAL, encoded by the exons ATGGCTGCCGCCAAGGAGAACTACCGCGTCGAGCTCCGAGCCGCCGCTCGCCAGCTCGGCGACCGTTGCCTCTACTCCGCCGCGAAATG GGCCGCCGAGCTGCTCGTCGGCATCGAGCCCGACGCGGCGCCATCCCAGTCGGCGGCAATGGGCACCCCGTCCTCCTCGGGCGCCGCCCCTGGCGAGCGGTTGCTGCATCTGTACCGCAGCGGCGGGTCCAGCTTCCGGTGCCGCACGCGACacggtggcggcggtggcgccGCTGAGGCTGGGACGCCGCTCGGCGGCGTCTCGTACGTGAGCACGCCCATCCCGGACGACGATGCGTTCGACGCAGGGGCCGACAAGTACCTGCTCGCAAAGACCTACTTCGACTGCCGGGAGTACCGGCGCGCCGCTCACGTGCTGCGCTCCCAGGTCGGGCGCAAGGCCGTGTTCCTGCGGTGCTACGCGCTTTACATG GCTGGAGAGAAGCGAAAAGAGGAAGAGACAATAGAGCTGGAAGGATCTTTGGGGAAGAGCAATGTTGTTAATAAGGAACTTGTTGCATTGGAGAGAGAGCTCTCAACACATCGCAGAACTGGTGCTATTGATTCCTTTGGCTTGTACTTGTATGGCATTGTTCTACGCGATAAAGGCTGTGAAGGTATGGCTAGAACAGTTCTGGTAGAATCTGTGAATAGCTACCCTTGGAACTGGTGTGCTTGGTTAGAGATACAGTCTTTGTGCACTAGCAGTGACATTCTGAACAACTTAAATCTGAAGAATCACTGGATGAAAGATTTTTTTATCGCTAGTGCACATCTGGAATTAAAGATGCACGAAGAAGCTTTGAAAAGATATGAGCGCTTGATGGGGGTCTTCCATTGCAGCGACTACATTCAGGCTCAAATAGCAACCGTTCAGTATAGTATGAGGGACCTGGATGAAGCTGACATGATTTTTGAAGAACTCCTCAGAACTGACCCTTTTCGTGTGGATTCTATGGATATTTACTCGAATTTATTGTATGCAAAAGAAAGCTTGACTGCTTTGAGCTTCCTTGCTCACAGGGTGTTTCTGACAGATAAATATCGCCCTGAATCTTGCTGCATAATTGCAAATTATTACAGTTTGAAGGGACAGCATGAGAAGTCAGTTTTGTATTTCCAAAGGGCGCTGAAGCTTAACCGGAAGTACCTCTCAGCTTGGACTCTCATGGGACATGAGTTTGTTGAGCTAAAAAATACGCCTGCTGCAATTGATGCCTACAGAAGAGCTGTTGATATAAATCCTAGAGATTACCGTGCTTGGTACGGTCTTGGTCAGATCTATGAGATGATGGGAATGCCATTTTATGCACTATACTATTTTCGAAAATCATCCCACCTGCAACCTAACGATGCACGCCTTTGGATTGCTATGGCTCAGTGCTATGAGAGTGATCCGCTTCAAATGATTGAAGAAGCCATCAAGTGCTATGAGAGGGCTGCAAATACTAATGACACTGAAGGAATAGCACTTCACCAATTGGCAAAGTTGCACAGTATGCTTGGGCAAGCTGAGGAGGCTGCATTTTACTACAAGAAGGATTTAGAGAGAATGGAAGTTGAGGAAAGGCAGGGCCAGAATTTTGTTGAAGCGTTGCTTTTCCTTGCGAGGCATTGCAAGAACATGGGCAGGTTTGAGGAAGCAGAACACTATTGCACAAGACTCTTGGATTACACTGGTCCC GAAAAGGAGACTGCAAAAAGTATATTACAAGGGCTAAAACGAGCACAGTCTGGATTTCCACCGATGGATATTGATCATTTTGCGTTGTGA